In Syntrophaceae bacterium, one genomic interval encodes:
- the rpiB gene encoding ribose 5-phosphate isomerase B: MNMQPLILGSDHAGYDLKEAVKAILAKAGIPVTDAGTNGPEPVDYPDFARPVAEAVSSGRFARGILFCGSGVGMSIAANRYPGVRAALCLDEETARMSRLHNDSNVLVLAGRKTDPEAARQIVRTWLLTEFEGGRHGKRLDKIRGIEDALHLK; this comes from the coding sequence ATGAACATGCAGCCGCTTATCCTTGGCTCCGACCACGCCGGTTATGATCTGAAGGAAGCCGTCAAGGCGATTCTTGCCAAGGCCGGCATCCCTGTGACGGACGCCGGCACGAACGGTCCGGAACCGGTGGATTATCCCGATTTCGCCCGCCCCGTGGCGGAGGCCGTCTCGTCCGGCCGGTTTGCCCGGGGGATCCTCTTCTGCGGCTCCGGCGTGGGCATGTCCATCGCCGCCAACCGCTATCCCGGCGTCCGTGCCGCCCTGTGCCTGGACGAGGAGACGGCCCGCATGAGCCGGCTCCACAACGACAGCAACGTCCTCGTGCTGGCGGGGCGCAAGACGGATCCGGAGGCGGCCCGGCAAATCGTCAGGACCTGGCTCCTGACGGAGTTCGAAGGGGGGCGCCATGGGAAGCGCCTCGACAAGATCCGCGGGATCGAGGATGCCCTGCACCTCAAATAA
- the fabF gene encoding beta-ketoacyl-ACP synthase II, translating into MTNRRRVVITGLGAVTPVGNSVREAWESVCAGRSGIGTITRFDTTGHQTTIAGELKNFDPLAFVDKKWLRRIDPFIVYALAASDMAMADADLAADTSGGDRAGTIIGSAIGGLSNMETAKEAIDRGGPRKISPFAIPAVLGNLAAGHVSIRHALRGPINCTTTACSAGNHAIGDSYRMIAGGWADVMLAGGAEAAITPLGVGGFNSMRAISLRNGEPEKASRPFDRDRDGFVIAEGSGLVVLEEMNRALDRGARIYAEIAGYGSTADAFHLAAPPPGHEGAARCMREALRDAGLRPEEIDYINAHGTSTPLNDAYETEAVKAVFGEHSRRLAMSSTKSMTGHLLGAAGGVEAIFTAKAVEEGILPPTINLDNPDPECDLDYVPHHARRQEIRAALSSTFGFGGANAVIVLRKFAP; encoded by the coding sequence ATGACGAACAGAAGAAGGGTTGTCATCACGGGCCTGGGGGCCGTCACCCCCGTGGGCAACTCCGTCCGCGAGGCCTGGGAAAGCGTCTGCGCGGGCCGGTCCGGCATCGGGACCATCACCCGGTTCGACACCACGGGTCACCAGACCACGATTGCCGGCGAACTGAAGAATTTCGACCCTTTGGCCTTCGTCGACAAGAAATGGCTCCGCCGCATCGACCCCTTCATCGTTTACGCCCTCGCCGCCTCCGACATGGCCATGGCCGACGCGGACCTGGCCGCGGACACGTCCGGCGGGGACCGGGCCGGCACCATCATCGGATCCGCCATCGGCGGACTCTCGAACATGGAGACGGCGAAGGAGGCCATCGACCGGGGAGGTCCCCGGAAGATCTCCCCCTTCGCGATTCCGGCGGTCCTGGGTAACCTTGCAGCGGGTCACGTATCCATCCGGCACGCCCTCCGGGGACCCATCAACTGCACCACGACCGCCTGCTCCGCCGGAAACCACGCCATCGGGGACTCTTACCGGATGATCGCCGGCGGCTGGGCGGATGTCATGCTCGCCGGAGGTGCCGAGGCGGCCATTACCCCCCTGGGCGTCGGCGGCTTCAACTCCATGCGGGCCATCTCGCTCCGCAACGGCGAGCCAGAAAAGGCCAGCCGACCTTTTGACCGGGACCGTGACGGATTCGTCATCGCCGAGGGATCCGGGCTTGTCGTCCTGGAGGAAATGAACCGGGCCCTCGACCGGGGAGCCCGGATCTACGCCGAGATCGCGGGTTACGGCTCCACGGCGGACGCCTTCCACCTGGCGGCGCCTCCGCCGGGGCACGAGGGCGCGGCCCGGTGCATGCGGGAGGCCCTCCGGGACGCCGGTCTCCGGCCGGAAGAGATCGATTACATTAACGCCCACGGCACATCCACACCCCTGAACGACGCCTATGAAACAGAAGCCGTCAAGGCTGTCTTCGGGGAGCACAGCCGCCGGCTGGCCATGAGCTCGACGAAGTCCATGACGGGACACCTTCTCGGAGCCGCCGGCGGGGTCGAGGCGATCTTTACGGCCAAGGCCGTGGAGGAAGGCATCCTGCCTCCGACCATCAACCTCGACAACCCCGACCCGGAATGCGACCTCGATTATGTGCCCCACCATGCCCGCCGGCAGGAGATCCGGGCCGCCCTGTCGAGCACGTTCGGCTTTGGAGGGGCCAACGCCGTGATTGTCTTGCGAAAGTTCGCCCCATGA
- the acpP gene encoding acyl carrier protein — MTLEEKVINIIMEQLGVTREECVPEAAFIEDLGADSLDLVELIMEMEENFGITIADNELEKIRTIQDAIAFLKSKGVS; from the coding sequence ATGACACTGGAGGAAAAGGTCATCAACATCATCATGGAGCAGCTCGGAGTGACGCGCGAGGAGTGCGTTCCCGAAGCGGCCTTCATCGAGGACCTCGGCGCCGACTCGCTTGATCTGGTGGAACTGATCATGGAGATGGAAGAAAATTTCGGCATCACGATCGCCGACAACGAATTGGAAAAGATCCGCACCATCCAGGACGCCATCGCCTTCCTCAAGAGCAAGGGCGTTTCCTGA